AGTATATTAATTGCGGCATTTACATCTCTATCAAGTATTTTTCCACATTTCGGACACATCCATTCCCGTTCTTTTACATCCAAATCTTCATTGATGTGTTGGCAGTGGTGGCATGTTTTGCTTGTATTTTTTGCGTTTGTGAATTGTACACCGTCTGCTTCGGGTTTGTAGAGTTGGAATTTATCTTTAAGTCTTTGTATGAATCTCGATAGAGGAAA
The sequence above is a segment of the Methanobrevibacter millerae genome. Coding sequences within it:
- a CDS encoding zinc ribbon domain-containing protein, with protein sequence FPLSRFIQRLKDKFQLYKPEADGVQFTNAKNTSKTCHHCQHINEDLDVKEREWMCPKCGKILDRDVNAAINILNRWCDGDSLVQT